CGGCGCGGAAAGCTGCTGCGCGTCGCGGGCCTGCTCGCTGCGGCACTGCTCCTCCTGACCGTGGGGCTGACGGTGGCGTTGCAGTCGGATCGGCTCCGCGACGCCTGGCAGCGCGTGTTCTCCGGAGCCGATCGGGTCGCGGACGCGCGCGCAGCGCTGCGGCGGCGCCTGGGACAGGACGACGAGTCGAGCCTCTCGGCGCTCGACCGCGAGCTGGCGGCCGATCCACGACCCGCCGCACGCGTCTTGCGCGCCGAGGCGCTGACGATCTGGGCGCAGCATCTGCGCGACCAGGCCGAGCTGCTGGAGCGCCGCGCCCGTCAGCTGATCACGGCCCTTCGTCGCGAGCTCGCTGCGAGCGCGGAGGCCGCGCCCGGCCAGGCTCCGGGTCGTGGCGACGAGGCGGCGACACGGCGTGAAGCCCGCGCCCTGCGCCTACAGGCGGCCAACCTGCGCGACGGCGCCGCCCGGCAGCTGGCGACCGCCGAGGGCCAGCTCCGCGTGGCGGCGGGCGCAACACCCGCTCCGGTCGATCTCCCGCGCGCCCAGGCGGACCTCAACCGCATGCTCGGGCGGACTGATGTCGCCGCGCTGATCCAGCAGGCACGGAGTGCGCTGCCCGATGATCCCGAGCTCGCCTATGTCGAGGGGCTCTACTGGCAGGAGCATAGCGACATCGCGCGAGCGGTGGGTCTGCTCGAGACGACGGTCGCGCGCAGCCGGGCCGCGGGCGGACCCTTGTTGCTGCGGGCGGCGATGGCGCTGAGCATGATCCACCTCCGGTCGGGTTGGTACGCCGATGCCAAGCGCTACGCCGAGCTGGTGCGCGCGCTGAATCCGCAGCATGCGTGGGCGGAGGCGCTGCTGCAGCAGATCGCTGCCGAGCTGAGCCAGCCCCGCCGCGAGGAGGCGAGCGCATCGCCCGCCCCGAGCGCCCCGCCGCAGGCGCTCCCCACCGCGCCAAGCGCTGAGCTGAGCGCGACCAGCACGGCCGGAGCTGAAGCGGCGCCGGCAGACCCCAACAGCCCCGCTGCTGGCGACACGACCGCCGCCGGGAGCGCCTCGAGCGCAGGTACCGGCGCGAGCAGCGCGGCGCCCGCAGACGTGGGGGCTGCGCGATCGGCCGGCGGCAGCTACGAGGCGCTGCTGCGCCAGGCCGACCAGGCCAGCGAGCATGGGCGCACGATGCAGGCCTTGAGCACCTACGAGCGCGCGCTGAGGATCCGACCGGACGGGGTCGAAGCGATCACGGGGCTGGGCTACTGCGCGCTCGACCTGCAACAGCTCGGGCTGGCGATTCAGCGCTTCACGCAGGCGCTGAGCATGAGGCCGAGCCACGGTGACGCGCTCGTCGGCCTCGCCGAGGCCTACCAGGCGATGGGCGACAAGACGCGCGCGCTCGACAGCTACCGCGCCTACCTGAGGCTCAATCCGAACGGCGCCAAGGCGTTGATGGCCCAGCAGAACGCCAAGGAGCTGAGCGACGCGCTCGCCCCGACGGCAGCGCCGGCTCCGGGCGCGGGTGGCCCGGCCCCTGCCGATGGCACCGAGAGCCCCGCCAGCCGCGCCGCGCCAGAGGCCGCGCCAGAGACCGCGCCAGAGGCCGCGCCAACATCCCCGACAGAGCCGAGCGGGCCGCCCCCGCAGAGCTGAGCGCTCCGCGCGACCGGCCCAGCGTGCCCCTCGCGCGTGAACCCTGCTCGGCGCTCAGCCCACCGCCGCGACCTCTTCCGGGGTCACCACGCGGCGCAAGGGGCAACACGCGGTGACCTCGAGCAGACCGACCAGCGCGCAGAGGACGGGAATGGGGCCGACCCAGCG
The nucleotide sequence above comes from Pseudomonadota bacterium. Encoded proteins:
- a CDS encoding zinc-ribbon domain-containing protein, translated to MNFICPDCGSQYLVDESKVGTDGVALQCSQCGASFRVRRRPTTRVGAVSPTQPPPAPPLPPPPPALARTATNGPRSASGAQLSPPATPRGWRLRTQSGVVQLDGLETLQRWVSEGRITRDAEISRNGESWRRLGELSDLQPIFLVAEAARTRRPSGAAASGPERDSLLRAEPSGPRALGAMPALRDEPAFAQQSASRTLPPTVGGGAAWERQGARASAFEDDARPPPRRVPRRGKLLRVAGLLAAALLLLTVGLTVALQSDRLRDAWQRVFSGADRVADARAALRRRLGQDDESSLSALDRELAADPRPAARVLRAEALTIWAQHLRDQAELLERRARQLITALRRELAASAEAAPGQAPGRGDEAATRREARALRLQAANLRDGAARQLATAEGQLRVAAGATPAPVDLPRAQADLNRMLGRTDVAALIQQARSALPDDPELAYVEGLYWQEHSDIARAVGLLETTVARSRAAGGPLLLRAAMALSMIHLRSGWYADAKRYAELVRALNPQHAWAEALLQQIAAELSQPRREEASASPAPSAPPQALPTAPSAELSATSTAGAEAAPADPNSPAAGDTTAAGSASSAGTGASSAAPADVGAARSAGGSYEALLRQADQASEHGRTMQALSTYERALRIRPDGVEAITGLGYCALDLQQLGLAIQRFTQALSMRPSHGDALVGLAEAYQAMGDKTRALDSYRAYLRLNPNGAKALMAQQNAKELSDALAPTAAPAPGAGGPAPADGTESPASRAAPEAAPETAPEAAPTSPTEPSGPPPQS